From the Paenibacillus sp. FSL H8-0548 genome, one window contains:
- a CDS encoding sulfite exporter TauE/SafE family protein, giving the protein MTITWQQIGFIILTGLFSAPHCIGMCGGIVSAVSLNSSASVTKSMLLYNAGRILSYTLLGSVMGAVGSFVDVAGRLAGVQGLASIIGGCFLLLWLWRRFQLPFMHRLSAFLHKRLAGGVQRSESQETRHLLATGISFGFLPCGLTYAMQMTAASTGSWLEGAAVMALFGLSTFPALAAAASIAAFANKKWRRFMRKASVATALAVGIISILRGLAANGFIPSINPWLW; this is encoded by the coding sequence ATGACTATTACATGGCAGCAAATCGGGTTTATTATTTTAACCGGATTGTTCAGCGCACCGCATTGTATTGGCATGTGCGGAGGCATCGTATCGGCAGTGTCCTTGAACTCCTCCGCATCGGTAACGAAATCAATGCTCCTTTATAATGCAGGTCGAATATTATCTTATACCTTGCTGGGAAGTGTGATGGGTGCTGTTGGCTCCTTCGTCGATGTAGCAGGCAGACTCGCAGGGGTACAGGGCTTAGCTTCTATTATAGGCGGCTGCTTCTTGCTGCTCTGGCTGTGGAGGAGATTTCAGCTGCCATTCATGCATCGATTATCGGCCTTTCTCCATAAGCGCTTGGCTGGGGGAGTACAGCGGTCAGAAAGTCAAGAAACTAGACATTTGCTCGCTACGGGAATTTCGTTCGGTTTTTTGCCCTGCGGCCTGACCTATGCGATGCAAATGACGGCAGCCTCCACGGGATCATGGCTCGAAGGGGCGGCCGTCATGGCCTTATTCGGTTTATCAACCTTTCCTGCGTTAGCGGCGGCTGCATCTATCGCAGCATTCGCAAACAAAAAGTGGCGTCGGTTTATGAGGAAAGCGAGTGTAGCAACGGCTTTAGCTGTTGGAATCATCTCGATATTGCGAGGACTGGCCGCTAACGGCTTTATTCCTTCTATTAATCCGTGGCTGTGGTAA